ATTGTTTAAAATATCAATTATATTTTCATAAACTTTTCCGCCACACTATGAAATTAGCCGTTGTAGGCACCGGATATGTAGGCCTGGTTACAGGCACGTGCTTTGCTGAAACTGGAAACCAAGTGACCTGCGTCGACATCGACGCTCGCAAAGTTGAGAAGATGCGTAGCGGCATCATTCCCATTTACGAACCCGGTCTGGAAGAACTCTTCCTGCGCAACACCAACGAAGGTCGCCTTCAGTTCACGACTTCCCTTGCGGAAGGCATCGAAGGAGCCGAAGTCATCTTTTTGGCCCTGCCCACCCCTCCCGGTGAAGATGGTTCGGCCGATCTCAAATACATCCTGGGCGTAGCCAAAGATCTGGGACCTCTTTTGAAGCAGTACGCCGTCATCATTGACAAATCGACGGTACCCGTGGGCACGGCCGAGAAAGTACGGGCGGCCATTGCCGAGAACGCTACCGTCGACTTCGACGTGATCTCCAATCCCGAGTTCTTACGCGAAGGCGTAGCGGTAGAGGACTTCATGAAGCCCGATCGCGTAGTCATTGGAACCTCATCGGAGAAAGCCAAAGCGGTCATGAACCGGTTGTACGCGCCGCTGGTGCGGCAGGGCAACCCCATCATCTTCATGGATGAGCGTTCGGCCGAGATGACCAAGTATGCGGCAAACGCGTTTTTGGCCGTCAAGATCACGTTTATGAACGAGATTGCTAACCTCTGCGAGAAAGTAGGAGCCAACGTCGATGACATCCGTCGCGGCATTGGTACCGACAGCCGGATTGGCAAACGCTTTTTGTTTGCCGGGATTGGTTACGGTGGGTCATGCTTCCCCAAAGATGTGCAGGCCCTGCACAAGACCTCCCAGGATTACGACTACGACTTCAGTATCTTACAGTCGGTGATGACGGTCAACGAAGATCAGAAGACCAAGCTCATTCCGCACGTACTGGATTATTTCGGTGGGGATGTGAAAGGCAAGACGATCGCCATCTGGGGACTGGCCTTTAAACCCTACACGGACGATATTCGGGAAGCACCGGCACTCTACAACATCCGCGAGCTGATTGCTCAGGGAGCTCACATCAAAGCCTACGATCCCGAGGCGATGGAAAACGTAGCGAATCTTGCGGACATTGGCTCAAAGATCACCTTCACCAAGGATGCCTATTCGGCGCTGGTGGATGCGGACGCGTTGATG
This is a stretch of genomic DNA from Siphonobacter curvatus. It encodes these proteins:
- a CDS encoding UDP-glucose dehydrogenase family protein codes for the protein MKLAVVGTGYVGLVTGTCFAETGNQVTCVDIDARKVEKMRSGIIPIYEPGLEELFLRNTNEGRLQFTTSLAEGIEGAEVIFLALPTPPGEDGSADLKYILGVAKDLGPLLKQYAVIIDKSTVPVGTAEKVRAAIAENATVDFDVISNPEFLREGVAVEDFMKPDRVVIGTSSEKAKAVMNRLYAPLVRQGNPIIFMDERSAEMTKYAANAFLAVKITFMNEIANLCEKVGANVDDIRRGIGTDSRIGKRFLFAGIGYGGSCFPKDVQALHKTSQDYDYDFSILQSVMTVNEDQKTKLIPHVLDYFGGDVKGKTIAIWGLAFKPYTDDIREAPALYNIRELIAQGAHIKAYDPEAMENVANLADIGSKITFTKDAYSALVDADALM